One region of Mucilaginibacter sp. 14171R-50 genomic DNA includes:
- the clpB gene encoding ATP-dependent chaperone ClpB: MNFNNFTIKAQEAVQKASEIATGNQQQAIETAHLLKGLLLVDENVITYLLKKLNVNLNRLNDTLDAQIKSFPKVSGSDIYLSSATNSALQKATAYLKEFKDEFVSVEHILLGILAGSDATAGVLKDAGVTEKDLKKAIISLRGDSKVTDQNAEATYNALNKYARNLNEYAESGKLDPVIGRDEEIRRVIQILSRRTKNNPILVGEPGVGKTAIAEGIAFRIIKGDVPESLKTKTVYSLDMGALIAGAKYKGEFEERLKAVIKEVIQSDGEIVLFIDEIHTLVGAGGGEGAMDAANILKPALARGELRAIGATTLNEYQKYVEKDKALERRFQKVMVDEPDTADAISILRGLKERYEAHHKVRIKDEAIIAAVEMSQRYISDRFLPDKAIDLMDEAASKLRLEMDSVPEAVDELERRIMQLEIEREAIKREKDDHKVKELSEEIANLSADRDSLRAKWQGEKDIVDGINLKVEQIENYKLEAEQAERAGDYGKVAELRYGTIVQAQQEVDKLKAALAENQDDSRMLKEEVTADDIAGVVSRWTGIPVSKMIQSEREKLLNLEEELHKRVAGQEEAIEAISDAIRRSRAGLQDKRKPIGSFIFLGTTGVGKTELAKALAEYLFNDENSLVRIDMSEYQERHSVSRLIGAPPGYVGYDEGGQLTEAVRRKPYSVVLLDEIEKAHPDVFNILLQVLDDGHLTDNKGRVVNFKNTIIIMTSNIGSNIIQENFATLEDNNREEIIAKTKNELFTLLRQTIRPEFLNRIDEIIMFTPLSRDEITDIVKLQFRQVQKTLAEMGVTIEASDEALDWLAQLGYDPQFGARPLKRVIQKKILNELSKQILAGKVDRDSKIKLDMFDNNFVFMNAGE; this comes from the coding sequence ATGAATTTTAACAACTTTACCATAAAAGCCCAGGAGGCCGTTCAAAAGGCTTCCGAAATTGCAACCGGCAACCAACAGCAGGCTATCGAGACGGCGCATTTGCTGAAAGGTTTGTTACTGGTTGACGAAAACGTTATAACCTATTTATTAAAAAAATTAAACGTTAACCTTAACAGGCTCAACGATACGCTGGATGCGCAGATAAAATCTTTTCCGAAAGTTAGCGGGAGCGATATTTACCTGTCATCAGCCACCAACAGCGCCTTACAAAAGGCTACCGCTTACTTAAAAGAGTTTAAGGATGAATTTGTATCGGTTGAGCATATATTGCTTGGCATACTTGCCGGCAGTGATGCCACCGCGGGCGTTTTAAAAGACGCCGGCGTTACCGAAAAGGACTTGAAGAAAGCCATTATCAGCCTCCGAGGAGATAGCAAGGTGACCGATCAGAACGCCGAAGCTACCTATAACGCGCTTAACAAATATGCGCGTAACCTTAACGAGTATGCCGAAAGCGGCAAGCTTGACCCGGTTATTGGCCGTGATGAAGAGATAAGGCGGGTAATACAGATCCTCAGCCGCCGTACCAAAAACAACCCTATACTGGTTGGCGAGCCGGGTGTAGGTAAAACCGCTATTGCCGAAGGCATCGCCTTCCGCATCATTAAAGGGGATGTGCCCGAGAGCCTGAAAACTAAAACCGTTTACTCGCTTGATATGGGCGCGCTGATAGCAGGCGCCAAATATAAGGGCGAGTTTGAAGAACGCCTGAAAGCCGTTATAAAAGAAGTTATCCAAAGCGATGGCGAGATCGTGTTGTTTATCGACGAGATACACACCCTGGTTGGTGCAGGCGGCGGCGAAGGCGCAATGGATGCTGCGAACATCCTGAAACCGGCGCTTGCCCGGGGTGAGTTGAGGGCCATAGGCGCAACTACCCTGAATGAGTATCAAAAATACGTGGAGAAGGATAAGGCGCTTGAACGCCGTTTCCAAAAGGTGATGGTTGATGAACCTGATACTGCCGATGCTATTTCTATCCTGCGTGGATTAAAAGAGCGTTACGAAGCCCACCACAAGGTGCGGATAAAAGACGAAGCGATAATTGCCGCGGTAGAAATGTCGCAGCGCTATATATCTGACAGGTTTTTGCCCGATAAGGCCATCGATCTGATGGACGAGGCTGCTTCAAAGCTACGCCTTGAAATGGACTCGGTGCCTGAAGCGGTTGACGAACTCGAGCGCCGCATTATGCAGCTGGAGATTGAGCGCGAAGCCATCAAACGCGAAAAAGATGACCATAAGGTAAAAGAACTAAGCGAAGAAATTGCTAACCTTTCCGCCGACCGCGATTCGTTGCGTGCAAAATGGCAGGGCGAAAAAGATATTGTTGACGGTATTAACCTAAAGGTTGAACAGATAGAAAATTATAAGCTGGAAGCCGAGCAGGCCGAGCGGGCCGGTGATTATGGCAAAGTAGCCGAATTACGTTACGGCACAATTGTACAAGCCCAGCAGGAAGTTGATAAGCTGAAAGCAGCCTTAGCCGAAAACCAGGACGACAGCCGCATGCTGAAAGAAGAGGTTACCGCCGATGATATTGCAGGCGTGGTAAGCCGCTGGACAGGCATCCCTGTTAGCAAAATGATACAGAGCGAGCGCGAAAAGCTGCTGAACCTGGAAGAAGAGCTGCACAAACGCGTAGCAGGGCAGGAGGAGGCTATTGAAGCCATCAGCGATGCCATACGCCGCAGCCGTGCCGGTTTACAGGATAAACGCAAGCCTATTGGCTCATTCATATTCCTTGGCACTACAGGGGTGGGTAAAACGGAGTTGGCCAAAGCCCTTGCCGAGTACCTGTTCAACGATGAAAACTCGCTGGTGCGTATCGATATGAGTGAATACCAGGAACGCCACTCGGTGTCAAGGCTGATAGGTGCGCCTCCGGGATATGTGGGTTACGATGAAGGCGGTCAGTTAACCGAAGCCGTACGCCGCAAACCTTACAGCGTAGTGTTGCTTGATGAGATTGAAAAAGCGCACCCGGATGTATTTAACATATTGTTGCAGGTGCTTGATGATGGCCACCTTACCGATAATAAAGGTCGTGTGGTGAACTTTAAGAACACCATTATCATCATGACCTCGAACATCGGCTCAAACATTATACAGGAAAACTTTGCCACACTGGAAGATAACAACCGCGAGGAAATTATCGCTAAAACAAAGAACGAACTGTTTACCCTGTTACGGCAAACCATCCGCCCCGAGTTTTTGAACCGTATAGATGAGATCATCATGTTTACGCCGCTGAGCAGGGACGAGATAACCGATATCGTGAAACTGCAGTTCAGGCAGGTACAAAAAACTTTGGCCGAAATGGGCGTAACTATCGAGGCATCTGATGAAGCGCTTGACTGGCTGGCACAGTTGGGTTACGACCCGCAATTTGGTGCAAGGCCGTTGAAACGGGTGATACAAAAGAAAATACTGAACGAGTTATCCAAACAAATACTGGCCGGGAAGGTGGATAGAGACAGTAAGATAAAGCTGGATATGTTTGATAACAACTTTGTGTTCATGAATGCCGGTGAGTAA
- a CDS encoding phosphoribosylpyrophosphate synthetase, with the protein MKNFETLVDATNDLTKRGYTANLSLEGDTIDDKSQNVHMGSEDFEIDEFYRFEGQSNPSDMSIVYAISSAKYNLKGILINAYGTYADDSSSAIAAKLHHHQVSNNLHGTDRPTQ; encoded by the coding sequence ATGAAAAATTTTGAAACCTTAGTGGATGCCACTAACGACCTTACAAAAAGGGGATATACCGCAAATTTGAGCCTTGAAGGCGATACCATAGACGATAAATCGCAAAACGTACATATGGGCTCTGAAGACTTTGAAATAGACGAATTTTACCGTTTTGAAGGACAAAGTAATCCTTCGGATATGTCTATTGTATATGCCATCAGTTCGGCAAAGTACAACCTTAAAGGCATACTGATAAACGCGTATGGCACTTACGCCGACGACAGTTCATCGGCCATAGCAGCCAAGCTCCATCACCACCAGGTTAGCAATAACCTGCACGGCACAGATAGGCCAACACAGTAA
- a CDS encoding DUF3175 domain-containing protein — MAAKHTTKKGAKKWSGKVTETSDALDLDREVFKSKDPEEIAESLKHSADKSHRRKGSPFQSAMSMLNFYINRAGKNLTKTQKKPLERAKNKLRKLYGRDEK; from the coding sequence ATGGCAGCGAAACATACAACAAAAAAGGGCGCCAAAAAATGGTCGGGTAAGGTCACAGAAACCAGCGACGCGCTCGACCTTGATCGTGAAGTTTTTAAATCGAAAGACCCGGAAGAGATCGCGGAATCGTTAAAACATTCGGCTGATAAAAGCCATAGGCGAAAAGGCTCACCTTTTCAAAGCGCCATGTCGATGCTTAATTTTTATATCAATCGTGCAGGTAAAAATCTTACTAAAACTCAAAAGAAACCATTGGAGCGGGCTAAAAATAAGCTGCGCAAGTTATATGGTCGCGATGAAAAGTAA
- a CDS encoding pitrilysin family protein yields MVKFNRFTLDNGLKVLVHEDNTTPMAVLNILYDVGARDEDPEQTGFAHLFEHLMFGGSINIPNYDGPLQRVGGENNAFTSNDITNYYITLPSANIETGFWLESDRMLNLAFSEKSLEVQRNVVIEEFKQRYLNQPYGDVWLKLRPLVYKQHPYRWATIGKTIKHIEDARIEDVKAFFKKHYNPQNAILVVGGDVKTEDIKLLAEKWFGPIQAGEKYVRNLPQEQPQHEERRETVTGKVPLNDVYIAFQMEGRVDESYYAVELMSDILSRGNSSRLHRGLVKEKPIFSEVHAYITGSLDKGMFVLEGKPLENISIEQAEEALWDELEKLKKEEVPADELTKVKNKTESTMVFSEMSLLDKAMNLAFYELMGDAENFNHESEKFLSVTAEQIKEYANLIFRKDNSSTLIYLAEKVESSEPEFSEL; encoded by the coding sequence ATGGTTAAATTCAATCGATTTACACTGGACAATGGCCTTAAGGTGCTTGTTCACGAAGATAATACAACCCCAATGGCCGTGCTTAACATTTTATATGATGTTGGCGCGCGCGACGAAGACCCGGAACAAACCGGTTTTGCGCATTTATTTGAGCACCTGATGTTTGGCGGCTCAATAAATATTCCAAATTACGACGGCCCGCTGCAACGAGTAGGGGGCGAAAACAACGCCTTTACCAGCAACGATATCACCAACTATTACATCACCCTGCCATCGGCTAACATCGAGACCGGCTTTTGGCTGGAGAGCGACCGAATGTTAAACCTTGCCTTTAGCGAAAAAAGCCTGGAGGTACAGCGCAACGTGGTGATAGAGGAGTTTAAACAGCGTTACTTGAACCAGCCTTATGGCGATGTTTGGTTAAAGCTTAGGCCGTTGGTTTACAAGCAGCACCCGTACCGCTGGGCAACTATAGGTAAAACCATAAAACACATTGAGGATGCCAGGATTGAGGATGTAAAGGCATTTTTTAAAAAGCATTATAATCCTCAAAATGCCATTTTGGTGGTGGGCGGCGATGTTAAGACCGAAGATATAAAGCTGCTGGCCGAAAAATGGTTCGGCCCTATCCAGGCGGGCGAAAAATATGTGCGCAACCTGCCGCAGGAACAGCCGCAGCACGAGGAACGCCGCGAAACGGTTACTGGCAAGGTGCCACTTAATGATGTATACATCGCCTTCCAGATGGAGGGGCGGGTAGACGAGAGTTACTACGCTGTAGAGCTAATGTCTGATATTCTTTCAAGGGGCAACTCATCGCGCCTGCACCGCGGTTTGGTGAAGGAAAAGCCAATTTTTAGCGAAGTGCACGCATATATAACCGGCAGCCTGGATAAAGGGATGTTTGTGCTGGAAGGGAAGCCGCTCGAAAACATCAGTATTGAGCAGGCCGAGGAGGCGCTTTGGGACGAACTGGAGAAACTGAAGAAGGAAGAAGTGCCCGCGGATGAGTTGACCAAGGTGAAGAACAAAACTGAATCGACCATGGTGTTTTCTGAAATGTCGCTTTTAGACAAAGCCATGAACCTGGCATTTTATGAGCTGATGGGCGACGCAGAAAACTTTAATCACGAATCGGAAAAGTTTTTAAGCGTAACGGCAGAACAGATAAAGGAATATGCCAATCTTATCTTCAGGAAAGACAACTCATCAACCCTGATATACCTGGCAGAAAAGGTTGAATCGTCTGAACCTGAATTTTCGGAACTATAG
- a CDS encoding pitrilysin family protein: MTQRSNDPMTQLDRTLAPQFNGVENINLIHPESTKLANGCNIFTFNSGTLDLVRIEWIFTNLRFDPAKPLLNVAANTMLTEGTTKLTAAQIAEKIDFYGAFLQVDYSYDQSQVTLFTLTKHLGATLPVVKDILADSIFPEKELETFARNQQQKLQVSLQKNDFVARRVFNKALYGETIYGLAAEPDDFRSLKREDLLAHFKQMYQPHNCSIIIAGKANPEILKTVTATFEGQWAGAATAADTTQPPLQHAAERFFYIDKTEALQSAIRIGTPFVNRTHPDFPALQVLNTVLGGYFGSRLMANIREDKGYTYGIGSGMSSFRQTGSFFIASEVGADVCKAAVMEVEKEVNRLKTDLIPDEELSLVRNFMLGSLLGSLENVLSHADKFKNLYFAGLDYDYYERYTQTVKHITAGELKTLADKYFDFDNFYKVIVGKY; this comes from the coding sequence ATGACACAAAGATCCAATGACCCCATGACTCAACTCGACAGAACCCTGGCCCCTCAATTTAACGGGGTAGAAAATATAAACCTGATACACCCTGAAAGCACCAAGCTTGCCAACGGCTGCAACATATTTACTTTCAACTCAGGTACGCTTGACCTGGTACGGATTGAGTGGATATTTACTAACCTGCGGTTTGACCCGGCCAAACCCCTGCTTAACGTTGCGGCGAATACCATGCTTACCGAGGGAACAACCAAACTGACCGCCGCGCAAATTGCCGAAAAAATAGACTTTTACGGCGCGTTCCTTCAGGTCGACTATAGCTACGATCAATCGCAGGTAACGCTGTTTACGCTTACAAAGCACCTGGGGGCTACCCTGCCTGTCGTAAAAGATATCCTTGCCGATTCCATTTTTCCTGAAAAGGAGCTGGAAACCTTTGCGCGTAACCAGCAGCAAAAACTGCAGGTTAGCCTGCAAAAGAACGACTTCGTGGCCCGGCGGGTATTTAATAAGGCACTTTACGGCGAAACTATTTATGGCCTGGCTGCCGAACCGGATGACTTCAGATCGCTTAAAAGGGAAGACCTGCTTGCGCATTTTAAACAAATGTACCAGCCACATAATTGTAGTATTATTATTGCAGGCAAGGCCAACCCTGAAATTTTAAAAACGGTGACAGCCACTTTTGAAGGACAATGGGCAGGTGCTGCTACAGCTGCCGATACCACGCAGCCACCGTTGCAGCACGCCGCCGAACGATTTTTTTATATTGATAAAACCGAGGCGCTGCAATCGGCCATACGTATAGGTACGCCTTTTGTAAACCGCACGCACCCGGATTTTCCGGCGTTGCAGGTGTTAAATACCGTGTTGGGTGGTTATTTTGGTTCGCGGTTAATGGCGAACATCCGCGAGGATAAGGGATATACGTATGGCATTGGTTCGGGTATGTCGTCGTTCAGGCAAACGGGCTCGTTCTTTATCGCATCCGAAGTAGGGGCCGACGTATGTAAGGCGGCCGTTATGGAGGTCGAAAAAGAAGTAAACCGGTTAAAAACCGACCTCATCCCCGACGAAGAACTATCGTTGGTACGCAACTTTATGCTGGGTTCGCTTTTAGGCAGCCTGGAGAATGTACTGTCGCATGCTGATAAATTCAAGAACCTGTACTTTGCCGGTTTAGATTACGATTACTACGAACGCTACACCCAAACCGTAAAACATATCACTGCCGGAGAATTAAAAACACTGGCCGATAAATACTTTGATTTTGATAACTTTTATAAGGTGATAGTAGGGAAATATTAA
- the guaB gene encoding IMP dehydrogenase has protein sequence MQLDPSKFVAEGLTYDDVLLLPAYSEVLPREVNTSTFLTKKIRLNIPIISAAMDTVTEAGLAIAIAQAGGIGMLHKNMTIQAQADEVRKVKRSESGMIMEPVTLSEDALLSDAVNIMRENSIGGIPVISSGRQLKGIITNRDLRFQKDLTVAVKDVMTKTNLIVAPQGTTLQDAAAILQDNKIEKLPVVDKDGKLVGLITYKDIQKVKNFPNACKDEFGRLRVGAAVGVAADNIDRVTALVKAGVDVITVDTAHGHSKGVIDMVKAVKQLHPDLQVIAGNIATADAARALADAGADAVKVGIGPGSICTTRIIAGVGVPQLYAIYECAKALEGTGIPVIADGGIKQTGDIVKAIAAGASSIMAGSLFAGVEESPGETIIYEGRKFKSYRGMGSIEAMAKGSKDRYFQDETDVVTKLVPEGIVGRVPFKGNMAEVVYQYIGGLRAGMHYCGAANIEDLQKAKFVRITAAGMRESHPHDITITKEAPNYTR, from the coding sequence ATGCAGTTAGACCCATCCAAATTTGTCGCCGAAGGATTAACTTATGACGACGTACTGTTACTCCCCGCATATTCAGAAGTACTGCCTCGAGAGGTAAATACCAGTACTTTTTTAACAAAAAAGATCCGTTTAAATATCCCCATCATTTCGGCGGCGATGGATACCGTAACCGAAGCAGGCCTGGCTATTGCTATTGCCCAGGCGGGCGGCATCGGCATGCTGCATAAAAACATGACGATACAAGCCCAGGCGGACGAAGTGCGCAAGGTTAAACGGTCTGAAAGCGGCATGATCATGGAACCGGTTACGTTGTCGGAAGATGCCTTACTTTCTGACGCGGTTAATATTATGCGCGAAAATAGTATAGGCGGTATCCCGGTTATATCATCCGGGCGCCAATTAAAAGGCATCATTACCAACCGCGACCTTCGCTTTCAAAAGGACCTTACCGTTGCGGTTAAAGATGTAATGACCAAAACAAACCTGATAGTTGCGCCACAGGGCACAACCTTGCAGGATGCTGCTGCTATATTGCAGGATAACAAAATAGAAAAACTACCGGTTGTTGATAAGGATGGTAAACTGGTAGGTTTAATTACCTATAAAGATATTCAGAAAGTTAAAAACTTCCCTAATGCCTGTAAGGATGAGTTTGGCCGCCTGCGCGTTGGCGCCGCGGTTGGCGTTGCTGCGGATAATATTGATCGCGTTACGGCCCTGGTAAAGGCTGGTGTTGACGTTATTACGGTTGATACTGCCCATGGCCACTCAAAAGGGGTTATAGATATGGTAAAGGCCGTTAAACAACTACATCCCGACTTGCAGGTAATTGCCGGTAATATTGCCACTGCTGATGCTGCCAGGGCACTTGCCGATGCCGGTGCCGATGCTGTGAAGGTAGGTATTGGCCCGGGCTCTATCTGTACAACCCGTATTATAGCCGGCGTGGGTGTGCCGCAGCTTTACGCCATTTATGAATGCGCTAAAGCCCTTGAAGGTACCGGCATCCCGGTTATTGCCGATGGCGGTATCAAACAAACGGGAGATATCGTAAAAGCCATAGCGGCAGGGGCCAGCTCTATCATGGCTGGTTCGCTTTTTGCAGGGGTGGAAGAATCGCCAGGCGAAACCATTATATACGAAGGCCGTAAGTTTAAATCGTACCGCGGCATGGGTTCTATCGAAGCCATGGCCAAGGGCTCAAAAGACCGCTACTTTCAGGATGAGACCGATGTGGTAACCAAACTGGTTCCCGAAGGCATCGTTGGTCGCGTGCCGTTCAAAGGCAACATGGCCGAGGTAGTTTACCAATATATAGGCGGCTTACGTGCCGGCATGCATTATTGCGGTGCGGCTAATATCGAAGATCTGCAGAAAGCAAAATTTGTGCGTATCACTGCAGCCGGTATGCGCGAAAGCCACCCGCACGATATTACCATAACTAAGGAAGCTCCGAATTACACCAGGTAG
- a CDS encoding TIGR00730 family Rossman fold protein — MRSLCIFCGANFNGDPVLKQAIEILADVMVSKKITLIYGGGNVGIMGLLADAVMGRGGEVIGVMPKFLIDKEVGHTGITKLHIVDNMHQRKQMMNDLCDGIMMLPGGIGTLEEFFEVLTWLQLGLHNNPVGILNVNGFYDLLLQQMDAMVEQRYLKPANRKLILTSADPIELVNLMDNIIIKPEEVWFKDRNLT, encoded by the coding sequence ATGCGCAGCCTTTGCATCTTCTGCGGTGCCAACTTCAACGGCGACCCTGTACTGAAACAAGCCATTGAAATATTGGCTGACGTAATGGTGAGTAAAAAAATCACCCTTATTTACGGTGGCGGTAATGTTGGCATCATGGGCCTGCTGGCCGATGCAGTCATGGGCAGGGGCGGAGAAGTGATAGGCGTTATGCCTAAGTTTTTGATAGATAAGGAAGTCGGCCACACCGGTATCACCAAACTGCATATTGTGGACAACATGCACCAGCGCAAGCAAATGATGAACGACCTGTGCGATGGTATCATGATGCTTCCTGGCGGCATTGGTACGCTCGAAGAATTTTTTGAGGTGCTTACCTGGCTGCAGCTCGGCTTGCACAACAATCCGGTTGGCATCCTGAACGTTAACGGTTTTTACGACCTGCTTTTACAGCAGATGGATGCTATGGTTGAGCAGCGCTATCTTAAGCCCGCCAACCGCAAACTAATACTCACTTCTGCCGATCCGATCGAACTGGTCAACCTGATGGATAACATCATCATAAAACCTGAGGAAGTTTGGTTTAAAGACCGGAATTTGACGTAA
- a CDS encoding acyl-CoA carboxylase subunit beta: protein MDLEFNKNEDVNKQLVYEFNTRLKKIYLGGGEKAAAKQKEKGKLLARERIAYLIDDDKPWLEVGAFTADGMYADHGGCPSGGVVCGIGYIAGRQCVIVANDATVKAGAWFPITAKKNLRAQEIAMENRLPIIYLVDSAGVYLPLQDEIFPDKEHFGRIFRNNAVMSSMGIIQIAAIMGSCVAGGAYLPIMSDEAMIVEGTGSVFLAGSYLVKSAIGEEVDNETLGGATTQCEISGVTDYKQPNDKACLDSIRNIMNKVGDYTKAGFDRIKPAAPKLNEKDIYGILPDNREKAYDMYEIIKRLIDDSEFEEYKAGYGQSIICGLARVDGWAVGIVANQRKVIKSKKGEMQFGGVIYSDSADKATRFIMNCNQKKIPLVFLQDVTGFMVGSRSEHGGIIKDGAKMVNAVSNSVVPKFTIVIGNSYGAGNYAMCGKAYDPRLIYAWPSAKIAVMGGAQAAKVLVQMQSAGLKAKGEVVDEVKEAELLKQTTNRYNAQTTPYYAAARLWVDGIIDPLETRKVISMGIEAANHAPIEKQFNVGIIQT, encoded by the coding sequence ATGGATCTGGAATTCAATAAAAATGAGGATGTTAACAAACAGCTCGTTTACGAATTTAACACAAGGCTCAAAAAAATATACCTCGGCGGCGGCGAAAAGGCAGCTGCTAAACAAAAAGAGAAGGGTAAACTACTTGCCCGCGAGCGCATTGCCTATTTGATAGACGATGACAAACCCTGGCTTGAGGTTGGTGCCTTCACAGCCGATGGCATGTACGCTGATCATGGCGGTTGCCCCAGCGGCGGTGTAGTGTGTGGTATCGGTTATATCGCTGGACGTCAGTGTGTTATAGTAGCTAATGATGCCACCGTAAAGGCCGGGGCATGGTTCCCAATAACCGCCAAAAAGAACCTGCGCGCCCAGGAAATCGCCATGGAAAACCGCCTGCCAATCATCTATCTGGTTGATTCGGCAGGGGTGTACCTACCCTTGCAGGATGAGATATTCCCCGATAAAGAGCACTTTGGCCGCATATTCCGTAATAATGCCGTCATGAGCAGTATGGGTATCATCCAGATAGCCGCCATTATGGGCTCGTGTGTGGCCGGCGGGGCTTACCTGCCCATCATGAGCGATGAGGCGATGATTGTTGAAGGCACAGGTTCCGTTTTCCTGGCGGGATCATACCTGGTTAAATCGGCTATAGGCGAAGAGGTTGACAATGAAACACTTGGTGGCGCAACTACGCAGTGCGAGATATCGGGGGTAACCGACTACAAACAGCCCAACGATAAGGCCTGCCTGGATTCTATCCGCAATATCATGAACAAAGTGGGCGATTATACCAAGGCCGGCTTTGACCGAATAAAACCCGCTGCACCCAAGCTAAACGAGAAGGATATATATGGAATATTGCCGGATAACCGCGAGAAGGCATATGATATGTACGAGATCATCAAGCGCCTGATAGATGATTCGGAATTTGAAGAATATAAAGCTGGTTATGGTCAATCTATCATTTGCGGGCTGGCCCGTGTGGATGGCTGGGCGGTGGGCATTGTGGCGAACCAGCGTAAGGTTATCAAATCAAAAAAAGGCGAAATGCAGTTTGGCGGGGTTATTTATTCCGATTCGGCTGATAAGGCCACCCGCTTTATCATGAATTGTAACCAAAAGAAGATACCATTGGTATTTTTGCAGGATGTTACCGGCTTTATGGTAGGCAGCCGCAGCGAACATGGCGGCATCATCAAAGACGGCGCTAAAATGGTGAACGCGGTATCAAACTCTGTAGTCCCTAAATTCACTATTGTTATAGGTAATTCGTACGGTGCAGGCAACTATGCCATGTGTGGTAAGGCTTACGATCCGCGGCTGATCTACGCCTGGCCATCGGCAAAAATAGCTGTAATGGGCGGCGCGCAGGCGGCTAAGGTGCTGGTGCAAATGCAATCGGCCGGTTTAAAGGCAAAGGGCGAAGTGGTTGACGAGGTAAAGGAAGCCGAGCTGCTAAAGCAAACAACCAACCGCTATAATGCGCAAACCACACCATATTACGCAGCGGCAAGGCTTTGGGTAGATGGCATTATCGACCCGTTGGAGACCCGAAAAGTAATATCAATGGGTATAGAAGCCGCTAACCACGCGCCGATAGAGAAGCAATTTAATGTGGGGATAATACAAACGTAG
- a CDS encoding dipeptidase: MKKLLLPLFLLSALTAFAQDVNKIHQKAILIDTHNDAISNQLITGADLGKLQTTGNFDLPRAKTGGLDAQVFSIWCGDQYGNGTAYAYANREIDSLDALIKRYPNKIQLVRNAADLKKAVKQKKLAAMIGVEGGHMIEDRLDYIDSLHKRGMAYLTLTWNNSTSWASSARDEVLHSDTLKHKGLTDFGKQVVKKLNDLGVMIDLSHPGEQTFNDVMAITTKPVIASHSCVYALNPHRRNLKDYQLKAIAKNGGVVFLNFYSGFIDSTYDAKHEAYLTRHKTEFDSLRKVYNDYDLASIRLNVINKAESDQFRPPLSMLVKHLDYMVKLIGADHVGIGSDFDGAESYPLGLDSVTDYPKITAELLKLNYSKKDIYKILGGNFIRVLKANVGH; the protein is encoded by the coding sequence ATGAAAAAGCTGCTATTACCGCTATTCCTGCTATCAGCACTAACCGCATTTGCTCAGGATGTTAATAAAATCCATCAAAAGGCTATCCTGATAGATACCCATAACGATGCTATCTCAAATCAGCTTATCACCGGGGCCGACCTGGGTAAACTGCAAACCACAGGAAATTTTGATCTGCCGCGCGCTAAAACCGGCGGGCTGGATGCGCAGGTATTCTCCATTTGGTGCGGCGACCAATATGGCAATGGCACAGCATATGCTTACGCCAACCGCGAAATTGATTCGTTAGATGCACTTATTAAACGCTACCCAAATAAAATACAGTTGGTGCGCAATGCCGCCGATTTGAAAAAAGCGGTGAAACAAAAAAAGCTGGCCGCCATGATAGGCGTAGAGGGCGGCCACATGATAGAAGACCGGCTGGATTATATTGACAGCCTGCACAAACGCGGCATGGCTTACTTAACCCTTACCTGGAACAACAGCACCAGTTGGGCATCATCCGCTCGAGACGAGGTGTTACATAGTGATACCTTAAAACATAAAGGCCTTACAGATTTTGGCAAACAGGTGGTTAAAAAACTGAATGATTTGGGCGTGATGATAGACCTGTCGCACCCCGGCGAGCAAACGTTTAACGATGTAATGGCTATCACCACTAAACCAGTTATCGCATCGCATAGCTGCGTTTACGCATTAAATCCGCATCGCCGCAACTTAAAAGATTACCAGCTAAAGGCTATAGCCAAAAACGGCGGAGTTGTATTCCTTAACTTTTACAGCGGCTTTATAGACAGTACTTACGATGCTAAGCACGAAGCTTACCTTACCAGGCATAAAACCGAGTTTGATTCGTTGCGGAAGGTTTATAACGATTACGACCTGGCCAGCATCCGCCTGAATGTGATCAACAAAGCAGAATCTGACCAGTTCAGGCCACCGCTGAGCATGCTTGTTAAGCACCTCGACTATATGGTGAAGCTTATTGGGGCCGATCACGTGGGTATCGGCTCGGATTTTGACGGCGCAGAATCATACCCGCTTGGGTTAGACAGCGTTACCGATTACCCTAAGATAACCGCGGAGTTGCTTAAATTGAACTACAGTAAAAAAGACATTTACAAAATATTAGGCGGTAATTTCATCAGGGTATTAAAGGCCAATGTTGGGCATTGA